Proteins co-encoded in one Campylobacter ornithocola genomic window:
- a CDS encoding AlwI family type II restriction endonuclease, with protein sequence MARKNERKILSFSTTIRNPRRICEFLAILSKFENQELTHEIIMNIVKDVLKNKLYIPRAMKDILLKNNFEDKNYIFTDEELNYIIQKSPQNHKEKNFELGWESRFDTWYKLMSEFGFCYYSKNKKILISESGKILINAVYDIHNNVFKDDCDESLIGSIFLNALSKYEIGNPYKKNLNYNNPLRVLLKLLQKLKINNKSPLNIKEIPILLCWHNNNTEELYQYIIDLRNENYDLTSIHFNYSDEVIYTKCLELLESNNQKRFKFNQVIKEAVDEYIRKMRITGVISIRGNGKFIDINSDEIEKVKYIINLNSCFTGNYLDDSEANKLNFYNYMAEIDSYLITTKQISTDNTNKKIDKLKEFANIYQAESIKKELMITCSKKQSSKDDLLKLIDRPLRFEFLTAIYLTQNFSNLHVIPNYKSDDEGYPIFTASGGKADIIAFDENTESYIEVSLIQDRTQTANEMIPITRHLQEYIKNSTNNKNKFSVFIAPNIHSDVKTYAQFAKDKFKINIPYYNISDFIAKVEDSEEIIDLNDESLLI encoded by the coding sequence ATGGCTAGAAAAAATGAAAGAAAAATTTTAAGTTTTTCAACAACAATTAGAAATCCACGCAGAATATGTGAATTTTTAGCTATTTTATCTAAATTTGAAAATCAAGAATTAACTCATGAAATCATTATGAATATTGTTAAAGATGTTTTAAAAAATAAACTTTATATTCCACGAGCAATGAAAGATATTTTGTTAAAAAATAATTTTGAAGATAAAAATTATATTTTTACCGATGAAGAACTAAATTATATTATCCAAAAATCTCCACAAAATCACAAAGAAAAAAATTTTGAGTTAGGCTGGGAAAGTAGATTTGATACTTGGTATAAGTTAATGAGCGAATTTGGATTCTGTTATTACTCTAAAAATAAAAAAATTCTTATTAGTGAAAGTGGTAAAATACTTATAAATGCTGTATATGATATACATAATAATGTATTTAAAGATGATTGTGATGAAAGCTTAATAGGTAGTATATTTTTAAATGCTCTTTCTAAATATGAAATTGGTAATCCATATAAGAAAAATTTAAATTACAACAATCCTCTTAGAGTTCTTTTAAAACTACTTCAAAAACTTAAAATAAATAATAAAAGTCCACTTAATATTAAGGAAATTCCTATTTTACTATGCTGGCATAATAACAACACGGAAGAATTATATCAGTACATCATTGATTTAAGAAATGAAAATTACGATTTAACTTCTATCCACTTTAATTATTCAGATGAAGTCATATATACAAAGTGTTTAGAACTTTTAGAAAGTAATAATCAAAAAAGATTTAAATTTAATCAAGTTATTAAAGAGGCAGTTGATGAATACATTAGAAAAATGCGTATAACAGGTGTTATTTCAATTCGTGGTAATGGCAAATTCATTGATATTAATAGTGATGAAATAGAAAAAGTAAAATATATAATTAATCTAAATTCTTGTTTTACAGGTAATTATTTAGACGATAGTGAAGCAAATAAATTAAATTTTTATAATTATATGGCGGAAATTGATTCATATCTTATTACTACCAAACAAATATCAACTGATAATACTAATAAAAAAATAGACAAATTAAAAGAATTTGCAAATATTTATCAAGCAGAATCTATAAAAAAAGAGCTGATGATCACATGTAGTAAAAAACAATCAAGTAAAGATGATCTATTAAAACTTATTGATAGGCCTTTGCGATTTGAATTTTTAACAGCAATTTATTTGACACAAAATTTTAGTAATTTACATGTTATACCAAATTATAAAAGTGATGATGAAGGATACCCTATTTTTACTGCAAGTGGAGGTAAAGCAGATATTATAGCATTTGATGAAAATACAGAAAGTTATATAGAAGTTAGCTTAATTCAAGATAGAACTCAAACTGCAAACGAAATGATACCTATCACAAGACATTTACAAGAATATATAAAAAATAGTACTAACAACAAAAACAAATTTAGTGTTTTTATAGCTCCAAATATTCATAGTGATGTTAAAACTTATGCACAGTTTGCAAAAGATAAATTTAAAATTAATATACCTTATTACAATATAAGTGATTTTATAGCAAAGGTAGAAGATAGCGAAGAAATAATTGATTTAAATGATGAAAGTTTACTTATTTAA
- a CDS encoding Dam family site-specific DNA-(adenine-N6)-methyltransferase translates to MKITRSPLFYVGDKYKLMGQLKKLFPETINKFIEPFVGGGSVFLNTKANEYLVNDIDTNVINLHKTLSKFDIDTLLNELSKIVHNYGLSFSFKGITVPDNLKRQYIKTYYAKYNKLAYEKLRKDFNNDKNNILYLYILLIYGFNRIIRFNSKGNFNLPVGNVDFNINVYNALKNYISFMQKNKIHFENNDYINFINKIHFENNDYVYLDPPYLISNSEYNKFWNISNEIALYKLLDELNLKNIKFGITNLIHHKGQTNKILKNWSQKYKIFNINSNYISFNDNTIKTDSKEIFVTNYNGVFYG, encoded by the coding sequence ATGAAAATTACTCGTTCACCTCTTTTTTATGTTGGTGATAAATATAAATTAATGGGACAACTTAAAAAATTATTTCCTGAAACAATAAATAAATTTATTGAACCATTTGTTGGTGGCGGAAGTGTATTTTTAAATACTAAAGCAAATGAATATTTAGTAAATGATATTGATACAAATGTCATTAATTTGCATAAAACTTTAAGTAAATTTGATATCGATACACTTTTAAATGAATTATCTAAAATTGTTCATAATTATGGCTTATCATTTTCTTTTAAAGGAATTACAGTTCCTGATAATTTAAAAAGACAATATATTAAAACATATTATGCTAAGTATAATAAATTAGCGTATGAAAAATTAAGAAAAGATTTTAATAATGATAAAAATAATATACTTTATTTATATATTCTTTTAATTTATGGATTTAATCGTATTATTAGATTTAACTCAAAAGGAAATTTTAACCTTCCTGTTGGCAATGTAGACTTTAATATAAATGTTTATAATGCTCTTAAAAATTATATTAGTTTTATGCAAAAAAATAAAATTCATTTTGAAAATAATGATTATATAAATTTTATTAACAAAATTCATTTTGAAAATAATGATTATGTTTATTTAGATCCACCTTACTTAATTTCTAATAGTGAATATAATAAATTTTGGAACATATCAAATGAAATAGCATTATATAAATTATTAGATGAGTTAAATTTAAAAAATATAAAATTTGGTATCACAAATCTTATTCATCACAAAGGCCAAACAAATAAAATATTAAAAAACTGGTCTCAAAAGTATAAAATTTTTAATATAAACAGTAATTATATTAGCTTCAATGATAATACTATTAAAACTGATAGTAAAGAAATTTTTGTAACAAATTACAATGGAGTATTTTATGGCTAG
- a CDS encoding DNA adenine methylase: MQNNSFDISNRRYIGSKAKLVKWIFENLNLENIESICDIFAGSGVIASNFTKKPQIKNIILNDLLYSNELIYSAFFLGQNINFKPLLELTNLFNNKLDLKPNYFSDNFSDKFFSYNDCLKIGSIREYIAFLQIDDISKNILLASLIYSMDKIANTVGHYEAYRKSHIPQDKFIFKLIKPIKHNKTIQIYRQNANNLAKEIKADLIFIDPPYNSRQYSRFYHIYENLVEWKKPKLSGIALKPIANNMSEYCRSNASKELENLIANLKCKKIALTYNNTYNSKSKSSQNKISFSEIENILKQKGKVTIKEKKHSYFNTGKTKFNEHKEYLFIVEVK; this comes from the coding sequence ATGCAAAATAATAGTTTTGATATTTCAAATCGTAGATATATTGGTTCAAAAGCAAAATTAGTAAAATGGATTTTTGAAAATTTAAATCTAGAAAATATTGAAAGTATTTGTGATATTTTTGCTGGCAGTGGTGTTATAGCTAGTAATTTTACAAAAAAACCTCAAATAAAAAATATTATACTGAATGATTTGCTTTACTCAAATGAACTTATTTATTCTGCATTTTTTTTAGGACAAAATATAAATTTCAAGCCATTATTAGAATTAACAAATTTATTTAATAATAAACTTGATCTGAAACCTAATTATTTCAGCGACAATTTTAGTGATAAATTCTTTAGTTATAACGATTGTCTTAAAATAGGTTCTATTAGAGAATATATAGCTTTTTTACAAATAGATGATATTAGTAAAAATATACTTTTAGCTAGTCTTATTTATTCAATGGATAAAATTGCAAACACTGTAGGTCATTATGAAGCTTATAGAAAATCTCATATTCCACAAGACAAATTCATTTTTAAATTAATTAAACCAATAAAACATAATAAAACTATACAAATTTATAGACAAAACGCAAATAATTTAGCAAAGGAAATAAAAGCTGATCTTATTTTTATTGATCCACCTTACAATTCAAGACAATACAGTAGATTTTATCACATATACGAGAATTTAGTAGAATGGAAAAAACCTAAACTAAGTGGTATAGCTTTAAAACCTATTGCTAATAATATGAGTGAATATTGTCGATCAAATGCAAGTAAAGAACTTGAAAATTTAATCGCAAATTTAAAATGCAAGAAAATAGCTTTAACTTACAATAATACCTACAATTCTAAATCTAAATCATCACAAAATAAAATTAGTTTTAGCGAAATTGAAAATATCTTAAAACAAAAAGGTAAAGTAACTATCAAAGAGAAAAAACATAGTTACTTTAACACTGGCAAAACAAAATTTAATGAGCATAAAGAATATTTATTTATAGTAGAGGTAAAATAA
- a CDS encoding replication-associated recombination protein A encodes MTNLSLTFRPKTLDEVLGQENLVEIFKKFIQVSKLPHSVFFGPAGCGKTSFARAIAYEYKLDFYEFDGGNFKLEELRKILGNYENSLYKPLIFIDEVHRLSKTQQEMLLIPLENQKCLFIGASTENPYFTLTSGIRSRSMLFEFKGLEYKDLEKLATKVQEKLQCKIDDDAKDFLITSSANDARSFLNLCEFALALDNTHITLETLKKLRANVLSDGTSSKDTHYRLASSMIKSLRGSDVDASLYYLARLIDGGESADFIARRLVIFASEDISNANPQALNLATSTLIAVKNIGYPEARIILAQCVVFLASSPKSNSSYLAINEALNYVQNNPALKILPYLDNNNPQRKNYLYPHDFGGWVKQRYLEKDLKFYHSKGIGFEAQLDLWLNDMKRVKK; translated from the coding sequence ATGACAAATTTAAGCTTAACTTTTCGTCCTAAAACTTTAGATGAAGTTTTAGGGCAAGAAAATTTAGTGGAAATTTTTAAAAAATTCATACAAGTTTCAAAACTCCCTCATAGTGTATTTTTTGGTCCAGCAGGTTGTGGAAAGACTTCTTTTGCAAGGGCAATAGCATATGAGTATAAACTAGACTTTTATGAGTTTGATGGGGGAAATTTTAAGCTTGAAGAGCTTAGAAAAATACTAGGTAATTACGAAAATTCTTTATATAAACCTTTGATATTTATCGATGAGGTGCATAGGCTTTCAAAAACTCAACAAGAAATGCTTTTAATCCCTTTGGAAAATCAAAAATGCCTTTTTATAGGTGCAAGTACTGAAAACCCTTATTTTACTTTAACTTCAGGCATAAGAAGCAGAAGTATGCTTTTTGAATTTAAAGGTTTAGAGTATAAAGACCTAGAAAAACTTGCCACAAAGGTACAAGAAAAACTCCAATGTAAAATCGATGATGATGCTAAAGACTTTTTGATCACTTCTAGTGCAAATGATGCAAGAAGTTTTTTAAATTTATGTGAGTTTGCTTTGGCTTTAGATAACACTCACATCACGCTTGAAACTTTGAAAAAATTAAGAGCGAATGTTTTAAGCGATGGCACTTCAAGTAAAGATACACACTATAGACTAGCTAGTTCTATGATAAAAAGTTTAAGAGGAAGCGATGTAGATGCGAGTTTGTATTATCTTGCGAGGTTGATTGATGGGGGTGAAAGTGCGGATTTCATCGCTAGAAGATTAGTGATATTTGCAAGCGAAGATATCTCAAATGCCAACCCTCAAGCACTTAATCTAGCCACAAGCACACTCATAGCAGTAAAAAACATAGGCTATCCTGAAGCTAGGATCATCTTAGCTCAATGTGTGGTATTTTTAGCAAGTTCGCCTAAGTCAAACTCAAGCTATCTTGCTATAAATGAAGCACTAAATTATGTACAAAATAACCCTGCTTTAAAAATACTCCCTTATCTTGATAATAACAACCCTCAAAGAAAAAACTACCTTTATCCGCATGATTTTGGTGGCTGGGTTAAGCAAAGATACTTAGAAAAAGATTTGAAATTTTATCATAGTAAAGGCATAGGCTTTGAAGCACAACTAGACTTATGGCTAAATGATATGAAAAGAGTTAAAAAGTGA
- the glmM gene encoding phosphoglucosamine mutase, producing the protein MKLFGTDGVRGKAGEFLDSFLAMRLAMAAGIYFKDKALTNNILVGKDTRRSGYMIENAIVSGLTSIGYNVIEIGPMPTPAIAFLTEDMRCDAGIMISASHNPYYDNGIKFFDAHGNKLDEQAEAKIEEIYFNDKLIEEARTTKSQIGQAKRIDDVIGRYIVSIKNSFPKELTLKSLRVVLDVAHGASYKVAPTVFKELGADVIVINDKPNGLNINENCGALHPLNLALEVKKFRADVGFAFDGDADRLVVVDEKGDVAHGDSLLGVLALFLKKQGKLKSSVVSTIMSNGALKEFLNKHKITHETCNVGDKYVLEKLKECGGNFGGEQSGHIIFSDYAKTGDGLVAALQFSALMLSEAKSASEILNQVKPYPQLLHNLKISEKKDLSKLAGLDELKKDLEKKGIASLFRYSGTENLIRLLLEAKDIKLLEKEMKTVENFFMKALNA; encoded by the coding sequence ATGAAACTTTTTGGAACAGATGGAGTACGCGGTAAAGCGGGTGAATTTTTAGATTCATTTTTGGCTATGCGTTTGGCTATGGCTGCTGGAATTTATTTTAAAGACAAAGCTCTTACAAACAATATCTTAGTTGGAAAAGATACAAGAAGAAGTGGTTATATGATAGAAAATGCTATCGTTTCAGGACTAACTTCTATAGGTTATAATGTTATAGAAATAGGACCTATGCCAACACCTGCTATTGCGTTTTTAACTGAAGATATGCGTTGTGATGCGGGTATTATGATATCAGCTTCGCATAATCCTTACTATGATAATGGCATTAAGTTTTTTGATGCACATGGAAATAAACTTGATGAACAAGCAGAAGCAAAAATAGAAGAAATTTATTTTAATGATAAACTCATAGAAGAAGCAAGAACAACAAAGTCACAAATTGGACAAGCAAAAAGAATTGATGATGTGATAGGAAGATATATTGTTTCTATAAAAAATTCTTTTCCTAAAGAACTAACTTTAAAGTCTTTGCGTGTTGTATTAGATGTAGCCCATGGAGCTTCTTATAAGGTAGCACCTACGGTTTTTAAAGAATTAGGTGCAGATGTAATCGTGATTAATGATAAGCCAAATGGCTTAAATATTAATGAAAATTGTGGAGCTTTACATCCTTTAAATTTAGCTTTGGAAGTAAAGAAATTTAGAGCAGATGTGGGTTTTGCTTTTGATGGAGATGCAGATCGTTTAGTTGTCGTAGATGAAAAAGGTGATGTAGCTCATGGAGATAGTCTTTTAGGAGTTTTAGCCTTATTTTTGAAAAAACAAGGTAAGTTAAAATCGAGTGTAGTTAGCACTATAATGAGTAATGGTGCTTTAAAAGAGTTTTTAAATAAACACAAAATCACACATGAAACTTGCAATGTAGGCGATAAATATGTACTTGAAAAACTCAAAGAATGTGGCGGAAATTTTGGAGGAGAGCAAAGTGGGCATATTATCTTTAGTGATTATGCAAAAACTGGAGATGGTTTGGTAGCTGCTTTGCAATTTAGTGCTTTAATGCTTAGCGAAGCAAAAAGTGCAAGTGAAATTTTAAATCAAGTTAAGCCTTATCCACAACTTTTACATAATCTTAAAATTTCAGAGAAAAAAGACTTAAGCAAGCTTGCGGGTTTGGATGAGTTGAAAAAAGATTTAGAGAAAAAAGGAATTGCTAGTTTGTTTAGGTATTCAGGTACAGAAAATTTAATACGCTTATTGCTTGAAGCAAAAGATATTAAGCTTTTAGAAAAAGAAATGAAAACTGTAGAAAACTTTTTTATGAAAGCATTGAATGCTTAA